Proteins found in one Plasmodium sp. gorilla clade G2 genome assembly, chromosome: 14 genomic segment:
- a CDS encoding mitochondrial ribosomal protein L15 precursor, putative, with the protein MIKNGKLLRLTSLRKCLCSDYLFIFFKSNNYINDNKKYKFVSINHFSNDVRINKEKELKVAKHYREVFHDGSEKNFESHPFNRRFAYSKKSFFPIESRNLRSLGLNRQKKKKRGRGDKCPGKGIREKHKHRKSGKPNSRTFESGRTPLYRRIPKWPETWLSRQKKNYDCLNLSKLRYFIEKGRLDTRFLITQRHLHDSKCIKVKNGVKLFNINDYPFPYKIDIEVSHADQSSIDVIKKVGGSVTIIYMERVNLRAHIKPYKFDVLPKNARPNLNMIHFLEKMKAKGCIVKYIKPLWLIEEEKRIINELIEIQENQKLSDLIDKTKDININNKIHLNHFNIHSQEQDDIKDNLLKKYRLQHTSLAHNP; encoded by the coding sequence atgataaaaaatggTAAATTGTTAAGATTAACTTCATTGAGAAAGTGTCTATGTTCcgattatttatttattttttttaagagtaataattatattaatgataataaaaaatataagtttGTTTCAATAAATCATTTTAGCAATGATGTtagaataaataaagaaaaggaaTTAAAGGTTGCTAAGCATTATAGAGAAGTATTTCATGATGGATCTGAAAAGAATTTTGAGAGTCATCCTTTTAATAGACGTTTTGCATATAGTAAGAAAAGTTTTTTTCCTATTGAATCTCGTAATTTACGTTCATTAGGTTTAAATCGtcagaagaaaaaaaaaagaggaagAGGTGATAAATGTCCAGGTAAAGGTATAAGAGAAAAACATAAACATAGAAAATCTGGAAAACCAAATAGTCGAACATTTGAAAGTGGTCGTACACCTTTATATAGAAGAATTCCTAAATGGCCAGAAACCTGGTTAAgtagacaaaaaaaaaattatgattgTTTAAATTTATCAAAATTAAGATATTTTATTGAAAAAGGTAGATTAGATACACGTTTTTTAATAACACAAAGACATTTACATGATTCAAAATGTATTAAAGTAAAAAATGGAGTAaaactttttaatattaatgattatCCTTTTCCATATAAAATAGATATTGAAGTCTCTCATGCTGATCAATCATCTATAGATGTTATCAAAAAAGTTGGAGGATCtgttactattatttatatggaaAGAGTTAATTTAAGAGCACATATTAAACCATACAAATTCGATGTACTACCAAAAAATGCTAGACCAAATCTTAATATGATACACTTcttagaaaaaatgaaagctAAAGGTTGTAtagttaaatatattaaacctTTATGGTTaatagaagaagaaaaaagaattattaatgAATTAATTGAAATACAAGAAAATCAAAAACTATCTGATCTTATAGATAAAACAAAAGATAtcaacataaataataaaatccatcttaatcattttaatatacattCACAAGAACAGGATGATATTAAAGATAATttgttgaaaaaatatagacTTCAGCATACAAGTCTGGCACACAACccatga